One segment of Tamlana crocina DNA contains the following:
- a CDS encoding glycosyltransferase produces MKSILMISLHGYVGANAELGKPDTGGQVVYVLELAERFSRLGKRVDLVTRQFEDQPEYDHVDENYSVWRIPFGGKKFIRKEDMHDHLKKFVTNCLAAIKKERKKYDVVYSHYWDAGWAGQKIAEELGISHVHTPHSLGWWKQHTMGSDMDEKEMEQKYRFKERIRKEYFVYQMCNYVIATTLPQVDLLTQQYDVLPRNCGMIPPGIDENRFYPVPSKENDKIRAKYDIHPTDILALGRMAHNKGYDLLLQALPTVFELCPEARLVAAIGGDNSKQDDKGVAGLKKLASELGVADRIAWKSYIADEDLANVYRSANIFAMPSRYEPFGMVAIEAMACGTPSVVTVHGGLYDLIDFGNQALFADPHRPLEFGAMLSMPLLYPKMRNELSVEGARFARRNFGWTGIAKRMIKVFENSINQRTMESNIF; encoded by the coding sequence ATGAAGTCAATTTTAATGATATCTCTGCACGGATACGTTGGTGCAAACGCCGAATTAGGAAAACCAGATACAGGAGGGCAAGTAGTTTATGTGTTAGAGCTGGCCGAGCGTTTTAGCCGATTGGGAAAGCGTGTGGATTTGGTAACCCGACAATTTGAAGACCAACCAGAATACGACCATGTGGATGAAAATTATAGCGTTTGGCGTATTCCTTTTGGTGGAAAGAAATTCATCCGAAAGGAAGATATGCACGACCATCTAAAAAAGTTCGTTACCAATTGCTTGGCGGCGATTAAAAAGGAACGAAAAAAATACGATGTCGTTTACAGCCACTATTGGGATGCTGGTTGGGCCGGACAAAAAATTGCTGAAGAGTTGGGCATTTCGCATGTGCATACGCCGCATTCTTTAGGGTGGTGGAAACAGCATACCATGGGCAGCGATATGGACGAAAAGGAAATGGAACAGAAGTACCGTTTTAAGGAACGCATTAGAAAGGAATATTTCGTCTACCAAATGTGTAATTATGTCATCGCGACCACATTGCCGCAAGTAGATTTGCTCACCCAACAATATGATGTATTGCCGAGAAATTGCGGAATGATTCCACCGGGAATTGATGAAAATAGATTTTACCCCGTACCTTCAAAAGAAAATGACAAAATACGAGCGAAATATGATATCCATCCCACTGATATTTTAGCATTGGGAAGAATGGCACACAACAAAGGGTATGACTTGCTTTTACAGGCTTTGCCCACCGTTTTCGAATTATGCCCAGAAGCTAGGTTGGTGGCTGCCATTGGAGGAGACAATTCCAAACAAGACGACAAGGGGGTAGCAGGTTTGAAAAAATTGGCCAGTGAATTGGGAGTGGCCGACAGAATTGCTTGGAAAAGTTATATCGCTGACGAAGATTTAGCCAACGTATACCGCTCGGCGAATATTTTTGCCATGCCATCACGATACGAACCTTTTGGAATGGTGGCGATTGAAGCTATGGCCTGTGGAACACCAAGTGTGGTAACTGTACACGGTGGTTTGTACGATTTAATAGATTTTGGAAACCAGGCTTTGTTTGCCGATCCGCATAGACCGCTTGAATTTGGCGCGATGTTGTCAATGCCTTTATTGTATCCTAAAATGCGTAACGAACTATCGGTTGAAGGAGCGCGATTTGCCCGCCGAAATTTTGGCTGGACAGGAATTGCAAAGCGGATGATTAAAGTATTTGAAAATTCCATTAACCAACGCACCATGGAATCCAATATTTTTTAG
- a CDS encoding YdeI/OmpD-associated family protein — protein MKKLPELYFETDTEWRQWLHENHASSKGVYLIFYKVDHEKESMRWEEAVKVALCYGWIDSTVKSLGNGKRRQYFTPRNSKSVWSALNKTYIEELIAQDLMHDSGLKTVETAKLNGSWSALDDVENGIIPEDLQIAFDKSKVAFANYKNFAPSYRKSYLYWLHQAKREETRKKRITEIIRLCASNIKSRA, from the coding sequence TTGAAAAAACTTCCCGAATTATATTTTGAAACCGACACCGAGTGGCGGCAATGGCTACACGAAAACCACGCATCGAGCAAGGGCGTTTACCTGATATTTTACAAAGTTGACCACGAAAAAGAAAGTATGCGCTGGGAGGAAGCAGTAAAAGTAGCCCTTTGCTACGGTTGGATAGATTCTACGGTAAAAAGTTTAGGCAATGGTAAACGGCGCCAATATTTTACCCCACGTAACTCAAAAAGTGTTTGGAGTGCGTTGAACAAAACATACATTGAAGAACTAATTGCCCAAGATTTAATGCACGACAGCGGACTAAAAACCGTTGAAACAGCCAAACTAAACGGTAGCTGGAGCGCTTTGGACGATGTTGAAAATGGAATTATCCCTGAAGACCTTCAAATAGCATTCGATAAAAGCAAAGTGGCTTTCGCCAATTATAAAAACTTTGCGCCTTCTTACAGAAAAAGCTATCTGTACTGGCTCCACCAAGCCAAACGGGAAGAAACACGAAAAAAGCGCATTACCGAAATTATCCGATTATGCGCTAGTAACATAAAATCCAGAGCTTAA
- a CDS encoding M1 family metallopeptidase yields the protein MKNLISIITLLWLSTGFSQGLLSGKANFTRQDTLRGSITPEREWWDLTYYHLDIKVDPDNKFISGKNIVQYQVLKNHSVMQIDLQAPMKLMKATQNGTDLQIEQDGNAHFITLAETQEMGDIKSIELFYEGHPKQAVNAPWDGGISWKKDQNGEHFIASSCQGLGASVWWPCKDHMYDEVDSMQISVNVPSHLMNVSNGRLRSVEQYGDTKTYRWFVSNPINNYGVNINIANYAHFSEVYDGMAGNLDMDYYVLKYNLEKAKEQFKDAPKMMEAFEHWFGQYPFYKDGYKLVEVPYLGMEHQSSVTYGNQYKNGYLGRDLSGTGWGLKFDFIIIHESGHEWFANNITNKDIADMWIHESFTAYSENLFLDYFYGKQAAAEYVIGTRKNILNDRPLIGIYNVNHEGSGDMYYKGSNMLHTLRQLIEDDEKWRNILRKMNVQFYHQTVTTQQIENFLSVETGIDLTEFFNQYLRTVKVPTLEYSIKKNTLKFRWNNVVENFDMPVQISINGKEQWLFPKQAWNTLTAEENIETFKVDDDFYVESKAL from the coding sequence ATGAAAAATCTAATTTCCATTATAACTCTACTATGGTTAAGCACTGGCTTTTCCCAAGGCCTTTTAAGTGGCAAGGCTAATTTCACAAGGCAAGACACTCTTAGAGGTAGCATTACCCCAGAGCGCGAATGGTGGGATTTAACCTATTATCACCTCGATATTAAGGTCGACCCAGACAATAAGTTCATTTCAGGAAAAAACATAGTTCAGTACCAAGTTTTGAAAAACCACTCGGTGATGCAAATCGATTTGCAAGCACCAATGAAATTGATGAAAGCCACACAAAATGGTACCGATTTACAAATAGAACAGGATGGCAATGCTCATTTTATAACACTTGCCGAGACTCAAGAAATGGGCGATATTAAAAGTATCGAATTGTTTTATGAAGGACACCCAAAACAGGCAGTAAATGCCCCGTGGGACGGCGGCATTTCTTGGAAAAAAGACCAAAACGGCGAGCATTTTATCGCATCCTCCTGTCAAGGTTTGGGAGCTAGCGTATGGTGGCCTTGCAAAGACCACATGTACGATGAGGTGGACAGCATGCAAATAAGCGTTAATGTGCCCTCCCATTTAATGAATGTTTCAAACGGTAGGCTAAGAAGCGTTGAGCAATACGGCGACACCAAAACTTACCGTTGGTTTGTTAGCAACCCGATTAACAATTATGGTGTTAATATAAACATTGCCAATTATGCTCATTTTTCTGAAGTTTACGATGGCATGGCCGGAAATCTCGATATGGATTATTACGTGTTAAAATACAATTTAGAAAAAGCCAAAGAGCAATTTAAAGATGCCCCAAAGATGATGGAAGCTTTCGAGCATTGGTTTGGGCAGTACCCCTTTTATAAAGATGGCTATAAATTGGTAGAAGTACCTTATTTGGGCATGGAGCACCAAAGCAGCGTCACCTATGGTAACCAATATAAAAATGGCTATTTGGGCCGCGATTTATCGGGTACCGGATGGGGCTTAAAGTTCGATTTTATCATCATCCATGAATCAGGGCACGAATGGTTTGCAAATAATATAACCAATAAAGATATTGCCGATATGTGGATTCACGAAAGCTTTACCGCTTATTCGGAGAACCTATTTCTTGATTATTTTTACGGAAAGCAAGCCGCAGCAGAATATGTTATCGGCACTCGAAAAAATATTTTAAACGACCGTCCCTTAATAGGTATTTACAATGTAAACCACGAAGGCTCTGGCGACATGTACTACAAAGGATCCAATATGCTACATACACTTCGGCAATTGATTGAAGATGATGAAAAATGGCGAAATATTCTTAGAAAAATGAATGTTCAGTTTTATCACCAAACGGTGACCACCCAACAAATTGAAAACTTCCTTTCTGTTGAAACAGGCATCGATTTAACCGAATTTTTCAATCAGTATTTAAGAACCGTGAAAGTACCTACTTTAGAGTATTCAATAAAAAAGAACACGCTTAAATTCCGTTGGAATAATGTGGTTGAAAATTTCGATATGCCTGTTCAGATTTCGATTAACGGTAAAGAACAATGGTTGTTTCCAAAACAAGCATGGAATACATTAACCGCTGAAGAGAATATTGAAACCTTTAAAGTAGATGACGATTTTTACGTAGAAAGTAAAGCCCTTTAG
- a CDS encoding M28 family peptidase, whose product MKRLVFSLLFCFGVLANAQNTQQIYNIIDSVSSERIKNDIQTLVNFGTRNTFSDTLSNTRGIGAARRWIKKEFETISTHCGDCLDVFYQKDFVTQKGNSRVPHDAWVVNVVAIQKGIKYPNRYIIMSGDIDSRASDTMDFTTDAPGANDNASGMAGTIEAARVLTKYKFNSSIVYVGLSGEEQGLFGGQGLAQYAKEKGWDIIGVFNNDMIGNIKGVDGVIDNRTFRIFSEPVPPNETERERTMRRFYGGEVDGVSRQLARYVHKTVKSYMPEMNPKMIYRLDRFGRGGHHRPFNDLGFAGIRIMEAHENYTQQHQDIREENGIKYGDVIEHVKFDYAKKLTAVNAINLASLASAPPPPKNVSIGGIVEPSTKLKWDKVIGAKGYKIYWRDTTSPTWDHSRYVGDVSSFTLEGIIIDNYYFGVASVGEHGFESVAVFPNQIFRD is encoded by the coding sequence ATGAAACGTTTAGTTTTTTCCTTACTATTCTGTTTTGGTGTATTGGCAAACGCTCAAAACACTCAACAAATTTACAACATCATCGATTCTGTTTCTTCCGAACGCATTAAAAACGACATACAAACTTTGGTGAATTTTGGCACAAGAAACACATTTAGCGATACACTATCCAACACAAGGGGTATTGGCGCCGCACGCCGATGGATAAAAAAAGAATTTGAAACCATATCGACTCATTGCGGAGACTGCTTGGATGTATTTTACCAAAAAGATTTCGTTACCCAAAAAGGCAACTCTCGCGTGCCCCACGATGCTTGGGTAGTTAATGTTGTTGCCATTCAAAAAGGTATAAAATACCCCAACCGTTACATTATCATGAGTGGAGATATTGATTCTCGCGCCAGCGACACGATGGATTTTACGACCGACGCCCCTGGGGCCAATGATAACGCTTCAGGAATGGCGGGAACCATAGAGGCCGCTCGGGTGCTCACTAAATACAAATTTAACAGCAGTATCGTTTATGTGGGGCTATCTGGCGAAGAACAAGGTCTATTTGGCGGCCAAGGTTTAGCTCAGTATGCTAAAGAAAAAGGTTGGGACATTATAGGAGTCTTTAATAACGATATGATTGGAAACATTAAGGGTGTTGATGGTGTAATTGACAACAGAACGTTTAGAATTTTCTCTGAACCCGTTCCCCCAAATGAAACAGAACGTGAACGTACCATGCGACGCTTTTACGGCGGCGAAGTAGATGGTGTTTCCAGACAATTGGCACGCTATGTGCATAAAACCGTAAAATCATACATGCCTGAAATGAACCCCAAAATGATATATCGATTGGATAGGTTTGGACGTGGTGGCCACCACCGGCCCTTTAACGATTTGGGTTTTGCCGGTATAAGAATTATGGAAGCCCATGAGAATTACACCCAGCAACATCAGGATATTCGGGAAGAAAATGGTATAAAGTATGGTGATGTTATTGAACACGTTAAATTTGATTATGCAAAAAAACTAACAGCCGTAAACGCCATAAATTTAGCAAGTTTGGCATCTGCCCCACCTCCCCCAAAAAATGTAAGTATTGGTGGCATAGTTGAGCCTTCAACCAAACTCAAATGGGATAAAGTTATCGGAGCTAAGGGGTATAAAATCTATTGGCGCGACACCACCTCCCCCACTTGGGACCACAGTCGCTATGTAGGTGATGTTTCCTCTTTTACTTTAGAAGGCATTATTATAGATAATTACTATTTTGGCGTCGCTTCGGTCGGTGAACACGGATTTGAAAGCGTAGCGGTATTTCCAAATCAAATATTTAGAGATTAA